A part of Sinorhizobium chiapasense genomic DNA contains:
- a CDS encoding pyrophosphate--fructose-6-phosphate 1-phosphotransferase, producing MAKKKVAMLTAGGLAPCLSSAVGGLIERYTDIAPDYELVAYRSGYQGLLLADRIEITKDMREKAHLLHRHGGSPIGNSRVKLTNTADCVKRGLVKEGQNPLRVAAERLASDGITILHTIGGDDTNTTAADLAAYLGANGYDLTVVGLPKTVDNDVVPIRQTLGAWTAAEYGARFFDNVANEQSAAPRTLVVHEVMGRHCGWLTAATARSYIQMAKGKDYVDGFMMNAQLKNIDGLYLPEMKFDLEAEAERLREVMDRAGFVTLFVSEGACLDAIVAEREAAGETVKRDAFGHVKIDTINVGNWFSKQFAALLGAERSMVQKSGYYARSAPANGDDLRLIQSMVDLAVESALNKVSGVTGHDEDQGGKLRTIEFPRIKGGKHFDTSTKWFGDVMDVIGQKWQAAD from the coding sequence ATGGCCAAGAAGAAAGTCGCAATGCTGACGGCGGGCGGGCTTGCCCCCTGCCTTTCATCCGCTGTCGGCGGCCTGATCGAACGGTACACGGACATCGCGCCTGACTACGAACTCGTCGCCTACCGTTCCGGCTATCAGGGCCTGCTTCTCGCCGACCGCATCGAGATCACCAAGGACATGCGCGAGAAAGCGCATCTCCTCCATCGCCACGGCGGTTCGCCGATTGGCAACAGCCGCGTGAAGCTTACCAACACAGCCGACTGCGTGAAGCGCGGGCTCGTCAAGGAAGGCCAGAACCCGCTCCGGGTCGCCGCCGAAAGGCTGGCGTCGGACGGAATCACGATTCTGCATACGATCGGAGGTGACGACACCAATACGACGGCGGCCGATCTTGCCGCCTATCTCGGTGCGAACGGCTACGACCTGACTGTCGTCGGCCTGCCGAAGACGGTCGACAACGACGTGGTGCCGATCCGCCAGACGCTCGGCGCCTGGACGGCTGCCGAATACGGTGCACGCTTCTTCGACAACGTCGCCAACGAGCAGAGCGCAGCGCCGCGGACCCTCGTCGTCCACGAAGTGATGGGCCGCCATTGCGGCTGGCTGACGGCGGCAACCGCGCGCTCCTATATCCAGATGGCCAAAGGCAAGGACTATGTCGACGGCTTCATGATGAATGCGCAACTGAAGAACATCGACGGCCTCTACCTGCCGGAGATGAAGTTCGATCTCGAGGCCGAGGCCGAACGGCTGCGTGAAGTCATGGATCGCGCCGGCTTCGTCACCCTGTTCGTCAGCGAAGGCGCTTGCCTCGACGCGATCGTCGCCGAACGCGAGGCGGCCGGCGAGACGGTCAAGCGCGATGCTTTCGGTCACGTGAAGATCGACACGATCAATGTCGGCAACTGGTTCTCGAAGCAGTTCGCCGCCCTTCTCGGCGCCGAACGCTCGATGGTGCAGAAGTCCGGCTACTATGCCCGCTCCGCGCCCGCCAACGGCGACGACCTGCGCCTGATCCAGAGCATGGTCGACCTCGCGGTCGAGAGCGCGCTCAACAAGGTCTCCGGCGTCACCGGCCATGACGAGGACCAGGGCGGCAAGCTGCGCACGATCGAGTTCCCGCGCATCAAGGGCGGCAAGCATTTCGACACGTCGACCAAATGGTTCGGCGATGTCATGGACGTCATCGGCCAGAAGTGGCAGGCGGCGGACTGA
- a CDS encoding LysE family translocator has product MSFEHWFAFAAASAVLLAIPGPTILLVISYSLGHGRKTAGATVAGVALGDFTAMTASMLGLGALLATSAAIFTVLKWVGAAYLIWLGIKLWKAPVGGEEQDADGASAERPRRIFLHAYAVTALNPKSIIFFVAFLPQFLDLSRPLFAQMAIFEATFLMLATLNAALYAFLASAARNTIRKPNIRRVVNRTGGSLLIGAGLLTAGLKRAAS; this is encoded by the coding sequence ATGTCCTTCGAACACTGGTTTGCCTTTGCGGCCGCCTCGGCGGTGCTGCTCGCCATCCCCGGTCCAACCATTCTCCTCGTGATTTCCTATTCCCTCGGCCACGGTCGCAAGACCGCCGGCGCGACCGTCGCCGGCGTCGCTCTCGGCGACTTCACCGCCATGACCGCCTCGATGCTCGGCCTCGGCGCCCTGCTCGCCACATCCGCCGCCATCTTCACGGTGCTGAAATGGGTCGGCGCCGCTTACCTCATCTGGCTCGGCATCAAGCTCTGGAAGGCCCCTGTCGGCGGCGAAGAACAGGACGCCGATGGCGCCTCGGCGGAAAGGCCGCGGCGGATCTTCCTGCACGCCTATGCCGTCACCGCGCTCAATCCGAAGAGCATCATCTTCTTCGTCGCCTTCCTGCCGCAGTTCCTCGATTTGTCGCGGCCGCTCTTTGCCCAGATGGCGATTTTCGAGGCGACGTTCCTTATGCTCGCGACACTCAATGCAGCCCTTTACGCCTTTCTCGCCTCGGCCGCGCGAAACACGATCCGCAAGCCGAATATTCGCCGCGTGGTCAACCGCACCGGCGGCTCGCTGTTGATCGGTGCTGGCCTGCTGACCGCCGGTCTGAAACGGGCTGCGTCGTGA
- a CDS encoding lytic transglycosylase domain-containing protein: MAIFRIPLSKRAFTAAALASVAIASGCSTVEHTSLEELTAVQTVTPIAKPGTEMTAYALPTPDGAATVASTALASQTTPGEMTPGATAATPTATAAAAVASTTTTAATETSPTTATAAPAIATMPASDATLAYAAPQRVAIPTAKPGQAFEVAMAAPVTPATTSAELAEKTAGAEPAAVPFLGVAAAMESDFDTGEPVGLETLVAKRMIVPTARPNTGVIGSAVGAVASVIPDSLKFSKAPTSSRPELDRLIKYYAELNGIPVELVHRVVKRESNYNPRAYSKGNYGLMQIRYNTAKGLGYEGPAEGLFDAETNLKYATKYLRGAWMVADNQHDGAVRLYASGYYYHAKRKGLLDDLDMR, encoded by the coding sequence ATGGCGATATTCCGTATCCCCCTCTCAAAACGGGCGTTCACTGCCGCTGCCCTGGCATCGGTGGCCATTGCCTCGGGGTGCTCCACGGTCGAGCATACGTCGCTTGAAGAACTGACCGCCGTGCAGACAGTCACCCCCATCGCGAAGCCCGGAACGGAGATGACGGCCTATGCCCTGCCGACACCGGACGGGGCGGCAACCGTAGCTTCGACAGCCCTCGCTTCCCAAACGACGCCCGGTGAGATGACACCGGGCGCAACCGCTGCAACTCCGACGGCCACTGCGGCGGCTGCCGTCGCATCGACAACCACGACCGCCGCAACCGAGACCTCTCCGACAACGGCCACCGCCGCGCCGGCGATCGCAACAATGCCGGCGAGCGACGCGACTCTGGCCTACGCAGCGCCCCAGAGGGTTGCGATTCCCACGGCCAAGCCCGGTCAGGCGTTCGAAGTGGCGATGGCAGCACCAGTCACGCCGGCGACCACATCGGCCGAGCTTGCAGAAAAGACGGCCGGCGCCGAGCCCGCTGCCGTGCCCTTCCTGGGGGTTGCCGCCGCAATGGAATCGGATTTCGATACGGGCGAACCGGTCGGTCTCGAAACGCTGGTCGCCAAGCGGATGATCGTTCCGACCGCACGGCCAAACACCGGTGTGATCGGCTCCGCCGTCGGCGCTGTCGCAAGCGTCATTCCCGACTCACTGAAGTTCTCAAAGGCGCCGACCAGTTCGCGTCCCGAACTCGACCGGCTGATCAAATATTATGCCGAGCTGAACGGTATTCCGGTGGAGCTCGTGCACCGGGTCGTCAAGCGCGAGAGCAACTACAATCCCCGCGCCTACAGCAAGGGCAATTACGGCCTGATGCAGATCCGCTATAACACCGCCAAGGGGCTTGGTTATGAGGGCCCGGCCGAAGGCCTGTTCGACGCGGAAACCAATCTCAAATACGCGACCAAGTACCTGCGCGGCGCCTGGATGGTGGCCGACAACCAGCATGACGGCGCGGTGAGGCTCTACGCCAGCGGTTACTATTATCACGCCAAACGCAAGGGCCTGCTCGACGATCTCGACATGCGGTAG
- a CDS encoding serine hydrolase domain-containing protein yields the protein MKRLLKTIAGAVVVGLAGIGGWLALFPPELLKVGDGYAAKIVCSNVFLAKRDPQAVLAEDVQAPGHPLLKFVRVSVDREKESVTARIFGFAAPGRAVHRPGFGCTNVDDSGAQALAGSARKAGAEPGASGARDAAIGWPDGGKADIDPAIQGVIEDAGLAGPGIRAIAVVRDGRLVAETYGPGFDRETPLLGWSMTKSVTAALIGVRIGEGKMDVARSDLLPAWSGDDRSRIKLADLLAMQSGLAFNEDYGDVTDVTRMLYLESDMAGFVASKMLEAQPGAKFRYSSGTSNLLSQLWMRTFDDPAEALAYPRKALFAPLGMTSAVMETDASGTFVGSSYMYATAQDWARFAQFLLEDGSWKGRRILPEGYVSFMRTPSAASDGDYGSAQVWLQENGIRAGTGNFPPDTFWMLGHDGQAIMIVPSLRLAVVRLGLTPSRTGYDVQKLNAKIIEALD from the coding sequence ATGAAACGGTTGCTGAAGACGATCGCCGGGGCGGTGGTTGTCGGACTTGCGGGCATCGGCGGCTGGCTGGCGTTGTTTCCGCCGGAGCTTCTGAAGGTCGGCGACGGCTATGCCGCCAAGATCGTCTGCTCCAATGTCTTCCTTGCCAAACGCGATCCGCAAGCCGTTCTTGCGGAAGACGTGCAGGCGCCCGGCCATCCGCTCTTGAAGTTCGTCCGCGTCTCAGTCGATCGGGAAAAGGAGAGCGTGACGGCACGCATATTCGGCTTTGCCGCACCTGGCCGAGCGGTCCACAGGCCGGGATTTGGTTGCACCAATGTCGATGACAGCGGCGCGCAGGCGCTTGCGGGTTCGGCAAGGAAGGCAGGGGCCGAGCCGGGAGCATCCGGGGCTCGCGACGCGGCCATCGGCTGGCCCGACGGTGGCAAGGCCGACATCGATCCGGCGATTCAGGGCGTCATCGAGGATGCCGGCCTGGCGGGCCCCGGCATACGGGCGATCGCCGTCGTGCGGGACGGTCGGCTGGTGGCCGAGACCTACGGCCCCGGTTTCGATCGGGAGACGCCTCTGCTCGGCTGGTCGATGACGAAATCCGTGACTGCGGCGCTGATCGGCGTGCGGATCGGCGAGGGAAAGATGGATGTCGCCCGGAGTGATCTGCTGCCGGCCTGGAGCGGCGATGATCGGTCGCGGATCAAGCTCGCCGATCTCTTGGCGATGCAGAGCGGGCTCGCGTTCAACGAGGACTATGGCGACGTTACCGACGTCACGCGCATGCTCTATCTCGAAAGCGACATGGCCGGCTTCGTGGCGTCCAAGATGCTGGAAGCGCAGCCGGGCGCGAAGTTCCGCTATTCGAGCGGCACCAGCAATCTTCTGTCCCAGCTGTGGATGCGGACGTTCGACGATCCGGCCGAAGCGCTGGCCTATCCGCGCAAGGCGCTCTTCGCCCCGCTCGGCATGACGAGCGCCGTGATGGAAACGGATGCGAGCGGCACCTTCGTCGGTTCCTCCTATATGTATGCGACGGCGCAGGACTGGGCGCGCTTCGCGCAGTTTCTGCTCGAGGACGGAAGCTGGAAGGGCAGGCGGATTTTGCCTGAGGGTTATGTTTCCTTCATGCGGACGCCATCGGCCGCGTCCGACGGCGACTATGGCTCCGCCCAGGTGTGGCTGCAGGAAAACGGCATTCGCGCTGGCACAGGCAACTTCCCGCCGGATACGTTCTGGATGCTCGGGCACGACGGACAGGCGATCATGATCGTTCCTTCGCTGCGGCTCGCGGTCGTCCGCCTCGGCCTCACACCGTCGCGCACCGGCTACGACGTGCAGAAGCTGAATGCAAAAATAATAGAGGCGCTCGATTGA
- a CDS encoding DUF3419 family protein encodes MTELAPDAGFGRKNPKLKSALLQHKPLSLAGLSERLFGLLFSGLVYPQIWEDPIVDMAAMQIRAGHRIVTIGSGGCNMLTYLSAGPAHIDVVDLNPHHIALNRLKLAAFRHLPSHKDIVRFLAATDTQSNVQAFDLFLAPKLDAATRAYWNGRALDGRRRIGVFGRNIYRTGLLGRFIAASHLLARLHGINPEQFVQARSMREQRQFFDDKLAPLFDRPVIRWITGRKSSLFGLGIPPQQFDELASLSEEKSLAAVLRHRLEKLTCHFPLRENYFAWQAFARRYPLPHEGELPAYLQAENHEAIRNHGDRVEVHHASFTELLARKAASSVDRYVLLDAQDWMTDRQLNDLWTEITRTADSGAVVIFRTAAEASILPGRVSAALLNQWHYDADASIKLGADDRSAIYGGFHVYRKKA; translated from the coding sequence ATGACCGAACTCGCCCCCGATGCCGGTTTTGGCAGGAAGAATCCGAAGCTGAAAAGCGCGCTGCTGCAGCACAAGCCCCTCTCGCTCGCCGGTCTGTCGGAACGCCTGTTCGGGCTGCTCTTCTCGGGGCTTGTCTATCCGCAGATCTGGGAAGATCCGATCGTCGACATGGCGGCAATGCAGATCCGTGCCGGACACCGCATCGTGACGATCGGCTCAGGCGGCTGCAACATGCTGACCTATCTCTCCGCCGGCCCCGCCCATATCGATGTCGTCGACCTCAATCCCCACCATATCGCGTTGAACCGACTGAAACTCGCCGCCTTCCGCCACCTGCCAAGCCACAAGGACATCGTGCGCTTTCTCGCCGCGACCGACACGCAGTCGAATGTGCAGGCCTTCGACCTTTTCCTTGCCCCGAAGCTCGACGCGGCGACCCGCGCCTACTGGAACGGCCGGGCGCTCGACGGACGCCGCCGCATCGGCGTCTTCGGCCGCAACATCTATCGCACCGGCCTGCTCGGCCGCTTCATTGCCGCCAGTCATTTGCTCGCCCGTCTCCACGGCATCAACCCCGAGCAGTTCGTCCAGGCGCGCTCGATGCGCGAACAGCGCCAGTTCTTCGACGACAAGCTCGCACCGCTGTTCGACCGTCCGGTCATCCGCTGGATCACCGGCCGCAAAAGCTCGCTTTTCGGCCTCGGCATCCCGCCGCAGCAGTTCGACGAGCTCGCGAGCCTGAGCGAGGAGAAGTCGCTGGCCGCGGTGCTGCGCCACCGCCTTGAGAAGCTCACCTGCCACTTCCCGCTTCGCGAGAACTATTTCGCCTGGCAGGCCTTCGCGCGGCGCTATCCGCTGCCGCATGAAGGCGAACTGCCAGCCTATCTGCAGGCCGAGAACCATGAAGCGATCCGCAACCATGGGGACCGCGTCGAAGTCCACCACGCAAGCTTCACCGAATTGCTGGCCCGCAAGGCGGCGTCGTCCGTCGATCGTTACGTCCTCCTCGACGCGCAGGACTGGATGACCGATCGGCAGTTGAACGACCTTTGGACGGAGATCACACGCACCGCCGACAGCGGCGCCGTGGTGATTTTCCGCACCGCAGCGGAAGCGAGCATCCTGCCGGGGCGCGTTTCCGCGGCTCTGCTCAACCAGTGGCACTATGACGCCGATGCCTCCATCAAACTCGGCGCAGACGACCGTTCGGCCATCTACGGCGGCTTCCACGTCTATCGGAAGAAAGCATGA
- a CDS encoding class I SAM-dependent methyltransferase yields the protein MSAAQPLENNHARLMDQMYRYQRYIYDFTRKYYLFGRDTLIRELDPPTGASVLEVGCGTGRNLAMIGELYPGRPLFGLDISAEMLATARAKLRRHRLSGVTLRVADATNFTPTAFDQPGFDRIVISYALSMIPEWEKSLDAAIAALNPGGSLHIADFGQQEGWPGGFRRLLQAWLRRFHVTPRETLFEVMREKAKRNGAMLELQSIGRGYAWLAVYRRPDRNGA from the coding sequence ATGAGCGCCGCCCAACCCTTGGAAAACAACCACGCGCGCCTGATGGACCAGATGTACCGCTACCAGCGCTACATCTATGATTTCACGCGGAAATATTACCTCTTCGGACGCGACACGCTGATCCGGGAGCTTGATCCACCGACTGGCGCCTCGGTGCTCGAAGTCGGCTGCGGTACGGGCCGTAACCTCGCCATGATCGGCGAACTCTATCCCGGCAGGCCCCTGTTCGGCCTCGATATTTCCGCGGAGATGCTAGCCACGGCGAGAGCGAAGCTGCGGCGTCACCGCCTATCTGGCGTAACTCTGCGTGTCGCCGATGCGACGAATTTCACGCCCACCGCCTTCGACCAACCGGGCTTCGACCGTATCGTCATCTCTTATGCGCTGTCGATGATTCCCGAATGGGAGAAATCGCTCGATGCCGCGATCGCGGCGCTCAATCCGGGCGGCTCGCTTCACATTGCCGACTTCGGCCAACAGGAAGGATGGCCCGGCGGCTTCCGCCGCCTGCTCCAGGCGTGGCTCAGACGCTTTCACGTGACGCCGCGCGAGACTCTTTTCGAGGTTATGCGCGAGAAGGCGAAGAGAAACGGCGCGATGCTCGAATTGCAGTCGATCGGCCGCGGATATGCCTGGCTTGCCGTCTATCGCCGCCCGGATCGGAACGGCGCCTGA
- a CDS encoding glycoside hydrolase family 25 protein — protein sequence MRRLLLALLPVATLLSACTSTDYDLVQTASISPRFHDTDPQDFGGRAPHRHNIHGIDVSKWNGDIDWARVKNSGVSFAFIKATEGKDRVDTRFNEYWQQARAAGIPYAPYHFYYFCSTADAQADWFIAKVPKSAVYLPPVLDAEWNGESKTCRYRPSPETVRAEMKRFMDRLEAHYGKRPIIYTSVDFHRDNLVDQFKDYHFWVRSTAKHPGEVYVERRWAFWQYTSTGVIPGIQGSTDINAFAGSARNWQKWVAAVSRGR from the coding sequence ATGCGCCGGCTTCTCCTGGCTTTGCTGCCTGTTGCAACCCTTCTTTCCGCCTGCACCTCAACTGACTACGACCTGGTACAGACCGCATCGATATCGCCGCGGTTCCACGATACGGACCCGCAGGATTTCGGCGGCCGGGCGCCGCATCGCCACAACATCCACGGTATCGACGTTTCCAAGTGGAACGGCGACATCGACTGGGCACGGGTCAAGAATTCAGGCGTCTCCTTCGCTTTCATCAAGGCAACCGAAGGCAAGGACCGGGTCGATACGCGCTTCAACGAATACTGGCAGCAGGCGCGCGCCGCCGGAATTCCCTATGCACCCTACCATTTCTATTACTTCTGCTCCACCGCGGACGCCCAGGCCGACTGGTTCATCGCCAAGGTGCCGAAAAGCGCAGTCTACCTGCCGCCCGTGCTCGATGCAGAATGGAACGGTGAGTCGAAGACCTGCCGCTATCGCCCCTCGCCCGAGACCGTGCGCGCCGAGATGAAGCGCTTCATGGACCGGCTCGAGGCGCATTACGGCAAGCGGCCGATCATCTACACCTCCGTCGACTTCCATCGCGACAATCTCGTCGACCAGTTCAAAGACTATCACTTCTGGGTGCGTTCCACCGCCAAGCATCCGGGCGAGGTCTATGTCGAGCGCCGCTGGGCCTTCTGGCAATACACCAGCACCGGTGTCATCCCCGGCATCCAGGGGAGCACGGACATCAACGCCTTCGCCGGCTCCGCGAGAAACTGGCAGAAGTGGGTCGCGGCGGTCTCCCGCGGCAGATAG
- a CDS encoding lytic murein transglycosylase has protein sequence MTGTARKALFTLGLLALAGTSALPQTQPQTTPPVACGGDLATFLEGVKAEALAKGIPADVADRALAGAAIDQKVLSRDRAQGVFKQTFTEFSKRTVSKARLDIGAQKMREYADVFARAESEFGVPAPVITAFWAMETDFGAVQGDFNTRNALVTLAHDCRRPEMFRPQLLAAIEMVQHGDLDPAATTGAWAGEIGQVQMLPEDIIAYGVDGDGDGHVNLKKSSPDAILTAAKFIQSLGFKAGQPWIQEVSVPENLPWEKTGLQSGMTAGDWFALGVAPRDGNTASSGLEASLVLPQGRKGVAFLTYPNFNIYLEWNQSFIYTTSAAYFATRLAGAPPYQAGNPEPGLGDVEMKALQTRLQALGHDVGKIDGILGSGTRTALQKEQLKLGLPADGWATPGLLSAL, from the coding sequence ATGACTGGCACAGCCCGCAAAGCTCTTTTCACCCTCGGACTGCTGGCGCTCGCCGGCACGTCGGCACTGCCGCAAACCCAACCGCAAACGACGCCACCCGTGGCCTGCGGCGGTGATCTCGCCACGTTCCTCGAGGGCGTCAAGGCCGAGGCTCTTGCCAAGGGTATTCCGGCCGATGTCGCCGATCGTGCGCTCGCCGGCGCTGCGATCGACCAGAAGGTGCTGAGCCGCGACCGCGCCCAGGGCGTGTTCAAGCAGACATTCACCGAGTTTTCCAAGCGCACCGTCAGCAAGGCCCGGCTCGATATCGGCGCGCAGAAGATGAGGGAATATGCCGACGTCTTCGCCCGGGCGGAAAGCGAATTCGGCGTGCCAGCGCCGGTCATCACTGCCTTCTGGGCGATGGAGACGGATTTCGGCGCGGTCCAGGGCGATTTCAACACGCGCAATGCGCTGGTGACCCTGGCACATGACTGCCGGCGCCCTGAAATGTTCCGGCCGCAGCTCCTTGCTGCGATCGAAATGGTGCAGCATGGCGACCTCGACCCGGCGGCGACCACCGGCGCCTGGGCCGGCGAAATCGGCCAGGTGCAGATGCTGCCGGAAGACATCATCGCCTACGGCGTTGACGGTGACGGCGACGGCCACGTCAATCTGAAGAAGAGTTCGCCGGACGCCATCCTCACGGCGGCAAAGTTCATCCAGAGCCTCGGCTTCAAGGCCGGCCAGCCCTGGATCCAGGAAGTCAGCGTCCCGGAAAACCTGCCCTGGGAGAAGACCGGACTGCAATCCGGCATGACGGCGGGCGACTGGTTCGCGCTCGGCGTCGCGCCACGTGACGGCAACACCGCGAGCAGCGGTCTCGAAGCATCGCTCGTGCTGCCGCAGGGTCGCAAGGGCGTCGCCTTTCTGACCTATCCGAATTTCAATATCTATCTCGAGTGGAACCAGTCGTTCATCTACACGACGTCGGCCGCCTACTTCGCGACCCGCCTTGCCGGCGCGCCGCCCTATCAGGCCGGCAATCCGGAGCCGGGCCTCGGTGACGTCGAGATGAAGGCGCTGCAGACACGACTCCAGGCCCTCGGCCACGATGTCGGCAAGATCGACGGCATTCTCGGCTCCGGTACGCGCACCGCATTGCAGAAGGAGCAGCTGAAGCTCGGACTGCCCGCCGATGGCTGGGCAACGCCGGGGCTCCTGAGCGCGCTCTGA
- a CDS encoding DMT family transporter: MSSPAKAINTQMTMRNWALLTLLGLIWGGSFFFARVAVAHVPPFTLVLLRLGLAALALHIYIRGRYGIYPAIKERWPEFMLMGLINNAIPHAFIFLGQTHIGAGLAAILNATTPVWTVLIANMATDDEKLSAAKISGCLLGLAGTIVLIGPSALSGLFGHSSTIPLWALVLPVLAAVSYGLAATYGKRFRSLAPPVTAAGQLTASTLMMIPIAALADTPWMLPMPPVAAVLAILGLALVSTAYGYILYFRIMAEAGATNASLVTLLVPPSAILLGYLFLGETLQAVDIAGMALIAAGLAVLDGRALKLRYSS, encoded by the coding sequence ATGAGTTCACCGGCAAAGGCGATCAACACACAGATGACGATGCGCAATTGGGCGCTCCTGACCCTGCTTGGCCTTATCTGGGGTGGTTCCTTCTTCTTCGCGCGGGTTGCTGTCGCCCATGTGCCGCCCTTCACGCTGGTTCTCCTGCGTCTCGGTCTCGCGGCGCTTGCTCTCCACATCTACATTCGCGGGCGCTACGGCATCTATCCGGCGATCAAGGAACGCTGGCCCGAATTCATGCTGATGGGATTGATCAACAATGCCATTCCGCACGCCTTCATCTTCCTCGGCCAGACCCATATTGGCGCCGGGCTCGCCGCGATCCTGAACGCGACGACGCCGGTCTGGACCGTCTTGATTGCCAACATGGCAACGGACGACGAGAAGCTGAGTGCCGCCAAGATCAGCGGCTGCCTGCTGGGACTGGCGGGCACCATCGTGCTCATCGGGCCGAGTGCACTTTCGGGCCTTTTCGGCCATTCGTCTACGATCCCGCTTTGGGCGCTGGTCCTGCCGGTGCTGGCCGCCGTCAGCTACGGCCTGGCGGCAACCTACGGCAAGCGCTTCCGCAGTCTGGCGCCGCCGGTGACGGCAGCCGGACAATTGACGGCGTCGACACTGATGATGATACCGATCGCCGCCCTTGCCGATACGCCCTGGATGCTGCCCATGCCCCCGGTGGCCGCCGTGCTCGCGATCCTTGGCCTTGCGCTCGTCTCCACCGCCTACGGCTATATTCTCTATTTCCGGATCATGGCGGAGGCTGGGGCGACCAACGCTTCGCTCGTGACGCTGCTCGTGCCGCCGAGCGCCATACTGCTTGGCTATCTCTTTCTCGGCGAGACACTGCAGGCGGTGGACATCGCTGGCATGGCGCTCATCGCAGCCGGCCTCGCCGTGCTCGACGGGCGCGCCCTGAAGCTCCGATATTCGAGCTGA
- the metF gene encoding methylenetetrahydrofolate reductase [NAD(P)H], with translation MTTRTLYPAERGNLRLSFEYFPPKTDEMEVQLFQTAADLSVFNPAFVTVTYGAGGSTKARSLTTVKRMIGEMSIGNTAAHLTCVGAPKTEVDAVIEEFLAFGVRHFVALRGDPQGGIGSAYKPFPGGYENAAALVKALRARGDFEISVSAYPEKHPESPDVAADINMLKRKVDNGATRAITQFFFDNDDFERYLERVRKAGVQVPIVPGILPINNLAQVQKFAGLCGAQVPEAVVSRLAHLEHQPAERFKEATHIAAEQIVDLARRGVRDFHLYTMNRSPLVTAVCDLVGFERRPVQETAVELPIRAVASA, from the coding sequence ATGACGACACGGACGCTCTATCCGGCCGAGCGCGGCAATCTCAGGCTGTCATTCGAGTACTTTCCTCCGAAGACCGACGAAATGGAAGTACAACTCTTCCAGACGGCGGCCGACCTTTCCGTTTTCAATCCTGCCTTCGTCACCGTGACCTACGGCGCCGGCGGGTCGACGAAGGCCCGCTCGCTGACGACCGTGAAGCGCATGATCGGCGAAATGAGCATCGGGAACACGGCGGCGCATCTGACCTGCGTCGGCGCACCGAAAACCGAAGTCGATGCGGTGATCGAGGAGTTCCTGGCCTTCGGCGTCCGGCATTTCGTGGCGCTCCGGGGCGACCCGCAGGGCGGCATCGGCAGCGCCTATAAGCCCTTTCCGGGCGGTTATGAAAACGCCGCTGCCCTTGTAAAGGCCTTGCGCGCCCGTGGCGACTTTGAAATCTCGGTTTCGGCCTATCCGGAGAAGCACCCGGAGAGCCCGGACGTCGCCGCCGATATCAACATGCTGAAGCGCAAGGTCGACAACGGCGCGACACGGGCGATCACCCAGTTCTTCTTCGACAACGACGACTTCGAACGCTATCTGGAGCGGGTGCGAAAGGCCGGCGTCCAGGTTCCGATCGTGCCGGGGATCCTGCCGATCAACAATCTCGCCCAGGTGCAGAAATTCGCTGGATTGTGCGGTGCGCAGGTTCCCGAGGCGGTCGTTTCGCGGCTCGCCCATCTTGAACACCAGCCCGCGGAGCGGTTCAAGGAGGCGACCCATATCGCCGCCGAACAGATTGTCGATCTCGCCCGGCGCGGCGTGCGCGATTTCCATCTCTACACGATGAACCGCTCGCCGCTTGTCACGGCGGTCTGCGATCTTGTCGGCTTTGAGCGTAGGCCGGTGCAGGAGACTGCTGTCGAGCTTCCGATCAGGGCGGTCGCGAGCGCGTAG